tcaatctgagcagctcgtatctgtgcaggaagattagactggatagtaagctgtagcgctcgcacgcgcttcggtagagtgtctttccgactgagggcatcagccacaacattggccttccctggatgatacttgatggcgcattcgtagtcgttcagaagttcaacccatctccgttgtcgcatattcaaatccttttgcttaagaatatgctcgagactcctgtgatcggtgtaaatcgtgcacctggtaccgtacaggtagtgtcgccatatcttaagcgcgaaaacaacagctcccagctctaaatcgtgcgtcgtgtagttccgttcatgaaccttgagttgccgagaggcgtaggcattaactttatcccgctgcatcaatacacaaccaagcccctgtatcgatgcgtcacaataaaccacgaagtcctccgtgccctctggcaatgagagaataggtgcgctgcaaagcctatcctttaagtactgaaaagcggtctcttgcgtactaccccatctgtaaacgacacctttctgtgttagcatagtaagtggttgcgcgatcttggagaagtctttaataaatcgcctgtagtaacccgccaaacccaagaattggcgtatttctgttggtgtacgcggtgctggccaatccctgatcgaatctaccttggatggatcgacatgaatcccatccttgttcaccacctggcctaagaagtggacttcacgaagccagaagtcgcatttagaaaacttggcgtacagttgatcctttcgaagaagttccaagataagacgtaaatgccgctcgtgttcctcctgacttggAGTATAtaaaaatgtcgtcgatgaagacaatgacgaacttgtcaagatagggttgcacaccctgttcatacgatccatgaaaactgcaggtgcgttcgtaagcccaaatggtatgacaagaaactcgtaatagccgcagcgagttctgaatgctgtcttggagacgtcctcatcctggactctgagctgatgataaccagaccttagatcaaccttggagtagtaattCGACctttgcaactgatcgaataagtcgtcaatgcgtggaagggggataacggttcttcactttgaccttgttcagttcacggtaatcaatttcacatcctgaaggtgccatccttctttttcaccgataattggtatccaatagttcttgtagcgccccaaggcgaagagataggtcggataaatcccttatccaagatttctgaTAGCTGCgacgatagttcttccgattctggtggagctaagtgatacggtgctcgagctatgggtgctgctcctggagcggactcgatttgaaattcgacctgacgatgaggcggtagaccaggtaaatcttttaGGAaaacctgaggaaagtcgcgtacaactggatggtcttccaacttcttttctttcgttaaTGCGTCAGTagcgagagccaaaattgcggtgtggcccttccgcaaatatttctgagccttcaagaaggaggtgatgccaaccacagcaccactcttgtcgccttgaacttcgagaggttcttgaccagaacgaggaatgcgaacaatcttttctttgcataggatttctgcttgctgttgctgctggcgactCCGATTTgcaagccgtgggctcctgaattcttagcttctgctgtgctctggtgatcactattcttgcgctgctgctgtgcttgagactgaacggtagctgaacccttgctggaatacccatcccttTCCCGCTtattgtcactaggagtagcgggagtagcagaagtgatagcggtagtaatagcgctgatacaactaggcagcctgttctgttccattgcctgatccgtgaggcgatgagcaagacgctgaatgtttTGGATATTGTCGaagttagccgatgtagcatggctctgaatctctgaggctagacccttgaggtacaattcgatacgcttgcttggagggtccaccctggttggacacaagatggccagttcgttcgaccgtttcgtataagcatcaatttctgaccccgtcattttcaaatggtaaggctccacttccaacttgtggatgtcatcacgcgtgcagtattcccttttaatgcgttctctgaattcgttccaggggtggcgtgagcagctgccagccctaatatctgaacttgcacgttccaccaggttagcgcgattccttacaaagtaccagtggcgtacttgaccctgcgagcctcagggcattcacacatctcgaataccgcctcgagcttcccaaaccaatagagtagtcccactgctccttttGTGCCACCGGATGTTCTTGgatgacagtccatgaagttcttgaatgtgcagacaggttgctatgcACTCTAACCCGTTGCGCGAGAatgataggtcaaggttaagcgcgagagttgggtcacgagagtaggatctaacatcctagaataggtttggaatagcaggttatacctcctgcttgtgcggctgcaagcgccgcagaaacttgttcgttaataagagccgtcaaccgggcttgagtcatgttaacacgtccagacatgatcgagcagtaaaggtagcataagtatgaatggttcgcgagtagtgcgatgacagaaaagtgtaggcacataggtgtccttaagcagtaacaagtagtgagcaaagtaatgtaagcatactacgagcaaagttctatgcaattctagcatgtaggcaataaacataaaccttattacctagggtgttgagtcttgcacgtggagtgaagcgtcgttgtggatcgttgagagcactgttctggttatagtctggttttaataaaaacgctttcccatattaaaaccaagttctctataaccaatggctctgataccaatctgtcacacccccaaaatccacacgcggagtatcaccgcttgggagcgtgactgaccaggatcaagccaccaatcatattgaacatgtaattaatattaagtaaaataaatgtaaaccatccatttaATACgttaggtgttcaaaacataaccatagtttcaaagtgtagcggaagcatagtaaataaaccaacagtagttaatagttttaaatgtcataatggTTCAACGTAGagaccacgatccttgcccacaacgacccgcttctccagtgcaagctccaagtacctaacgatctgcaaggcatgtaacagaatgatcaacaaactagttgagcgagttcacagtaagtaaatgcgtaacagtaagtaacgggtggctctactgggccaatagtaagttatacaagtgggggcttcccatgttatgtgaccactagactattcgtattatccctgttcttcgtccgagaacagtagcgcgtataaggtgtgcgtaggttttacgcacgtatccttcataaccgaggatagaagtaagtaatgcgtacacgtaggttttacgtgcgtatcctttgtaacgaggatagtaattggcatgtgaccacgtaggtgttatcccaacctacggaatagaagtaagtaatgcgtacacgtaggttttacgtgcgtatcctttgtaccaaggatagtaattggcatgtgaccacgtaggtgttatcccaacctacggaaccgtcctgacatccgaggaccatgataggtgatagtctaggaaaagcatatgtacgttcataatcaatgataacctttaacccgTTCCcccgacccgggaatcccatgccttagtaggagtgtgaactcactttggtttgctcggtatgctaggttatgcactcacaagtaattaatcacgtcctattgtatgcacgtataacaaatcagttcatgttcgcaatgatacgcatgcaatttaatgttcacataacagtcagtttgcatatcggcacaacacgtattatttcacattaaatcatcagcgtgcacgaatacaattattaacactcatcaccaagcatggcatgccaaataaatcaaacatatgttccattattcaaagcatgttcataacctacaatatctttcgaatccacccttatctttcgacgcACATCTACCTTTCGGTTCATGTGTTATCTTTCgtcaaacagttatctttcggttcacaactatgtttcgtataactaacatctttcggtcaaagctatccttcggtcccaacaactatctttcgagtagcaagtaacaacaactatctttcgagtggcaagtatctttcggttacaatcaGTTTTCATGCAAAAAGGCAGTTACCACACAACCCTAAATGAGCATCTGGCATCATAATTATAAACAACCAAACATGATCATCATCGAAGTCAACAACAATGGCCGACAACTTATCAagtattattatattaatttgCACATGCACTGGTAACATAATTGATCACATGGCCGCCACTTTCGATTGATGTTTATCCCTTGGTTGCATTATTCAGGACTCCACATGAATCATTCTAATCGAAACAGTGGGCATTTAATTTAAATCACCACCTCAATTTCTATATAATACATTAAATGGTGCGGCCCAATCAGGTTCATAGGATTTGTGATCTTTAGTCAAACATCAATGTCATGCCAATATTTAATAAGAGCAATTTGTGATTGGACCATAATAATATGTAGCATATGAATTATCAATATCAATAGTACACATCAATATCAAGATCGACAGTTCACGTGATCCTCCATCCATATTAATCACTCAATCACATGAATAATAGGGCTATCATATATTTAGTTGAATATGCACTGTGATCTAAGAATTCATATAATAAGCACATGACATACTGACAATTACATGTGGGTATGTAAACAATGACTGAAAATCATAAAGGATTCAAGACATCAATCACGCGCATGTGAGCCGATTTTCAAGACATCAATATTAATTAACATCATCAACAATCATGTACACAATCAAACATACTAACCAATTAATGGCAGGAAAGGTGATCCGAACGATAGTCTTCGGTTAGAAAGaatgtgtgtgccgtcgggttccaagcaacaaGAGAGGAAgcctagggttttgtgtgtgtatatgtttttgtaaaaattcCAAAGGGTTATCACATTCCCATTTGTTAAACGTGTAAGGTGGATAGGCCGGACCCTCACTTGGGCCGCCCTAGAGTCCGACTACAAAGGTCACGGCCCCAAAGGGCTTGTACTAGTGTGAGTGTTGTACGGTTCGAGTTatttatacatacacatatttacacaatgCACACAACGTATACATAATCATATAATCACTCAATTTATAATGCTCACATAATCATATAACATTCATGTAATCATTCATTTCCGtaaattcacataatcacatatcgtAACGTCATATCATTCGATAGGTCAATTAAGGTCACACACGTTACATACGTTGCAAAGACGGgttctaaagttcgagttgtcacaaaagcagtctcctggggctctccccagcgataaacgacacccttctgtgtcagtagcgtaagcggctgagcaatcttcgaaaagtctttaataagccgtctgtagtaacccgccaaacccaagaattggcgtatttccgttggcgttcgcggtgcaggccagttcctgatcgggtctaccttggatggatcgacatggatcccatccttgtttactacgtggcctaagaaatggacttcacgaagccagaagtcacatttcgaaaacttagcgtacagcggttccttccgaaggagttccaaaataagatgaagatgttgctcgtgttcctcctgactcttggagtaaatcagaatgtcgtcgataaatactatgacgaacttgtcaagatagggtttgcataccctgctcataaggtccataaattcAGCTGGcacgttcgttaacccaaatggcatgacaagaaactcgtagtggccgtaacgagttctgaaggctgtcttggagacgtcctcatcccggactctcagctgatgataccctgaccgtaggtctatcttggagtagtaacacaacccttgcaactggtcgaataagtcgtctatgcgtggaagaggataacggttcttcaccgtcacctggTTGGGTTCCTGGTCGTCTATGCACATCccgaaggtaccgtccttctttctcacgaataatactggagctccccaaggcgaagagcttggacgaatgtagtccttttccaagagctctcgtagctgctttgacagttttTCCAGTTCAGTTGAAGTTACGCGATACGgtgcgtgagctataggtgctgtccagaactataggaatgaggtctgTAGGGAACGTCTGAGCAGCGAGGATAAGATTTACAATCCTGAACTAAGTACAGCTTCTAGACCTTACCATTAACtaacactacgacacgttgggtgtttaagggagttggtgtatgTTCTATCATTCGACTAatttcaaggacatataattgATATTCACACCCGAGTCAAACAACATAGTAACATAGAAGTcgacaagaagaaacttacccattagtacgttaagatcgtcccttgcatcaccctgacccatcCCGATCACACGGCCATGGGCGTCGTTGTTaccattgtttcccccgttgctAACCCCATTGCCGTTCCtgcttccatggtcgtggttctggttctggttccaGTTCAATTGTGGATAGTGTCTCTCATAGTGATCCTTCGTACCATACTGTAGACATTCTCTGAAATTTTGCTGCTGCCACTGAGCCTGTGGGGCTTGAGGCTGTTGTTCCTGACCTACAGGACGTGAGCTTCGaaaatccttagcttcatgaccaatcttgaaaCATCCCTGAcatcgttccttgcgacaccgtccactgtggtgtctgttacaatagttgcaccatgggtgaattcctcgatatcttttctgcccatgattACTAGTAAACTGCTGTCCGGGCCAATGGTAGTCATCCAAAATCAATCCCGTGCTctggttttcatcccacttgcgtttgttatctctagaagcacatgcagtatcagtctcAACACgcttcggtagtttgttctgttctacagcctggtctgtgagacgatgagccagtcgagtgacttgctggatagtgccaaggttagctgtggtcataagactctgaatttcgggcactagacccttgagatacagttcgatgcgcttggtgggagagtctaccatagtagggcaaaatgtggctaactcgtttgatctcctcgtataaacttcaatttcagaccccaccatctgtaggttgaggaactcttcctctagtttgtggatgtcctcttgactgcaaaactcttccttaattaaatCCTTAAACTCGTTCCAGgaagtggcgttagcagctgccagccctaacatttgaacctgtgcttcccaccaggttaatgcaacACCTTCGAGTGTGCTAGTAGCAAACTTcactctacgagactcagggcaatcatgcacttcgaagtcagtttcgagcctttcgaaccaatggaggagtccaaccgctccctccgtgccgtTGAAGGTACTTGgatgacagtccatgaaattcttggaAGTGCAGACTGGTTGTTGTGCtagttgacctattgtgtacgaataggacaaggtttaaTTACaggggctagtttaggagtgtaggatctaaagatcctagtgtgtgctataaccacaggatatacctcctgcttgtgcggctgcaagtgccgcagcaacttgagcttgaactaaagcctctagctgggcttgtgtcatgctaattcgtccagacatgatcttcattgtaaaagtaacgtaaatgagagtggttcgcgagtagggcgatgacagaaaagtgtaagcacgtagggtttCTCATGCTACAGTATCGTGTATATCTAatcgtaatgcgagcaaagttctaaacagttctagcaaacaggcaataaacataaaccttattacctaggatgtcgagtcttgcacgtggagcgaagcgtcgttgtggatcgttgggagcactgttctggttatagtctggttttaataaaacgttttcccatattaaaaccaagttctctataaccaatggctctgataccaatctgtcacacccccaaaatccacctgcggggtatcaccgcttgggagcgtgactgaccaggatcaagccatcaatcatagcAAACATAGCAAGTATTAATATAAGTAgctaatgtaattcatcacgacatgactgatgttccaaaaaccaaacattgtttaagtagcggaagcatagtaatgtaaactcaaaatagttataagttcaattaacgttcatgatccgtatcccacaacgacctgctcctccctgtgcaagctccataaagtacctaaggtcctgcaaggcatgcagcaaataatcaacaaactagttgagcgagttcacagaaagtaagtttgtaataatcatgcgtaagttcatctaataaggcttcccaagcaggtgtattctattggtgagagatcctcacgtttatcctttataacgggcttcccattatggtacttactagactaacttccgaccatgtgttcttctttaccgagaacaggaatacgtactgggtcacgtaggctttacgtgacgtgcccttccccgaggacagtggtacgcgtgggggctacgcaggctttacgcagcgtgtccttccgacccggaagacagtagaaggtattgggttacgtaggctttacgtaacgtgtcctcccgacccgggagacaaatggcaaatactgggttacgtaggctttacgtaacgtgtcctgactatcctgaggacgatggtctatagtctagtgaatgcgtaggtacgagtaactctttcaatatcaacatatccaacccaattcccaacccgggaatcccatgccttggctgtgtgaactcaccttggtttgctcggcagatacacaaagaatatAGTTAAGCTAGTAATTGGTCAACCACgccctatcatggttattatacaagtcaggttcgtataaagcacgtaggttactaacacgtattgatcatggcaatgtACACGTATTCCAATAGCAGCCCAAAACGAACAGTAAATAAATATCCAAGTGCCCGGCCCAAATCAGTTGGGCCTGAAATAGTAAAAGTCCAACAACAGTATGGtccgtctcgagtcgcaacgaggagatcccgagtcgcaacgggactcgtaacggtgatgttctcgagtcgcaatcggagctggtctcgagttgttaaggtccggttacgagtcgcaacgggactcgcaaccgcgGTTTCGGTTCGTGCTGTTGTGTGAGATTGCGACTTGGcaaggtccggttacgagtcgtaacgggactcgcaacctttGGTCTCGACTTGtcatgtgctggttacgagtcgcaacgggactcgcaacctcggtttcgACTAATGCTgttggtggtctcgagtcgagactatggtTTTCGAGTCGCAATCCCAGTCGTGACAAGCAATTGGTAACAGTTttccctgatttcatgcaattcagttaTACACATTTATGCCatcaattatcagtttccaaaATTCAAATCACTAACAGTTTCTATCCGGAAACTTTATAGATCAAACAGGGAAAATCAACACTAATCCTTATGAACCCTAACACCAAATATATGAACAATTTAACAATCATGAAACCGTTTTATAAACATCAATCAATCATATGAACAATCCGAAATTCTGGACATAAGCATCTAATAATCAACTATCTCATAACAATTAAACTAACAGAACATGATATCCGGGTTAGCATCTATTCGGTTTCACATTTACCATACCATTCGATACCTATGAAACTATAACCGGTTAACAAGCATTCGGTTAACATCAATCCAGAAACAAATCCGATTTACATGCACATAAGAATCACATATATGCATCATAACATCAAATAGTCAAAGAAAACAATGCTAAACACACTAACCGATATGTAACAATGGTGGAGCCGAGAGCTTGGAAGGATGAGTGCGATCTCCggttccgagagagagagagagagcttgtgtgtgtgttgctttgtggttgcaaagattgtaaaactaaaaccctaagatgtgtatgtgtatatatacgtAGAGTaggtgtgggccgaaaccccacatgggtcTCGAGTCCACCATGTTGACCGAGTGGGTTGTTTTTGTAATGATTTACTAATCGGCTCAAAtagtaacatatgcaatcacaataaatcacgtaacatgtaacattcaatcaatcaatataatcacgtaatcacactagttcaatggttacacgtaatgtacgagacggtaaagtacgagttgtcacagaaaatgacaaaaaatcccaaacctcagggatgattttgACAATAAAGTCAGACCTTTGggtgaaaatgacaaaaaatcccaaatgtgaaggactatatggtacaaaaaaagttgttttggatgaaactaACAAACATACCCAAACTTCAagaacgattttggcaatttactcaataAAATATATGACAAGTGATTATATATTCTCTGTTTTGTTTGTGAACATTTGTTTTTGTTCATCaatgttcgttgcctaaaattaataaataaacacaaacaaaataaacacaaacaaacaagaaAAAGTTCATTTcctaacaaacgaacacaaacataaaatcgcTTTcggaacacaaacataaaatctctTTCAGTAAGTGTTCATAAACAGTTTGTGAACAcgtatatttcttaacaaatgaacacaaacaaagtGTTATTCGTTTCTGTTTAGTTCGTTTGGCATCCATACATCAAATTATAATTTCGAAACTTAAATGTCATTTCGCAAAGTAAAAGGACTTAAAATACAAATATCAAAAAAGATTCCATATAATCTGACTAGGACTGGATCGATAAGCTATGTCAACCACAAAACGCTGATAGACACGTCATCACAACGGATAAGGACCGCCCTTTTCGCactttctctctcacacacatcaCCTAAACACACACTCTACCTTCCCCTATATCTTCCATCCAATATCCACATTTTCTCTCACTGAAACCTTCAAATTCATCTTTCCAATTCCTTGAATTCCACCATCGGAAACCGAATCCTTGATTATTATCCAAATCAACACAAAATTTCATCATATTTCATCATATATTTCGAATCTTATTTCAGATCTCATATTAACAGATTTtgatttgtgaagaagaagagcAAAATTTGAAGATATTGTTATGGCGTGTGTTGCTGGAATGATGAACGGATACATGTCATCGTCGACGGCATCGTCGTCGTCGTTTGGAAAATTGAAGAATTCGCATAAGAAGAAGACGAATCGGAACGATCGGAGGTTTAGGATTGGAGTTACGTGTGTTTCGTCCAGTCCTGTTGCGTTAGATCCGTATAAAACGTTGAGTATTCGTCCTGATGCTTCTGAATCTGAGGTTAAAAAGGCGTTTAGACAGTTAGCGTTGAAGGTGATTATTATTTCTAGATGAATTTGTAAACAGTTTCTGGTTATTTTGTTTGATTTGTTCGGTTATtaacagttttttttttgtttttgattgattTCAGTATCATCCGGATGTGTGTAGAGGAAGTAATTGTGGAGTTCAGTTTCATCAAATCAACGAAGCTTACGATGTACGCAATCTTTCACTCACTATTTTAATCCGTTTAAACGTTAGATATTTAGATTTGCACTATTGATCAGATCTGTTTATTACGAACAATAGACTTATGAATTCAAATTAATTCTGAAAAAAATTATTAATATTCTACAAATTTCAACTTCAAATCTAATCTCAAAATTGAAAAACTAGCGATTGATAAAAGAAACTGAACAGTTTTTTTAACTGACATTAGATCTGCGTTATAGTTCAGATCTGTTTACAAACTATATTCAGATTAATACATATTTAAACtgtaattaattaataatatacaGATTAATTCAAATTTAATCtgtaattaataaataataatatacagATTAATTTAAATTTAATCTGTAATTAATAATATACAAATTTCAACTTCAAATTTTAATATTCAAAatgatgtaatatacatatgATTTGTTAAACTTCCTATTGAAATATGATATTTATACAGATTAATTCAAATTTAATCTgtaatttatttaataatatacaAATTTCAACTTCAAATTTTAATCTTAAATTTGATGTAGTATACAGATTATATGTTACACTTCCTATTGAAATCtgatatttttctttcaattcATGAAGAATCTGTTAGATCTGCACTAGACAGTTGAATTCAAAGTTAATCTGAAATCAATTTACAACAATAGACAGTTGAATTTAAAGTTAATTTGAAATCTATAATAGCAATGGATCAAAAACTGTATAATTATTG
This is a stretch of genomic DNA from Helianthus annuus cultivar XRQ/B chromosome 16, HanXRQr2.0-SUNRISE, whole genome shotgun sequence. It encodes these proteins:
- the LOC110915108 gene encoding chaperone protein dnaJ 8, chloroplastic, with translation MACVAGMMNGYMSSSTASSSSFGKLKNSHKKKTNRNDRRFRIGVTCVSSSPVALDPYKTLSIRPDASESEVKKAFRQLALKYHPDVCRGSNCGVQFHQINEAYDTVMSNLRDETRVSEMDMYGPPDAGIDEPMRGMDDPDWDMWEEWMGWEGAGIRDYTSHINPYI